The Sulfurimonas hydrogeniphila genome includes a window with the following:
- a CDS encoding glutathionylspermidine synthase family protein → MITTQKLSPIDDETLEEIGFTWHTDSDGSKYVSDELVEVTQEEAEAYYEAANTLYDMYVEAAEYVISNDLFFDLGIPFNLIESIKKSWENDVHWHIYSRFDLAGGIDGQDIKLIEFNADTPTALFETALLQWAILKSNDMDEERQFNNVYEAISNNFKRLVTLFDDTDKFEEFYDGWKILFSSVEGNDEEEATTKLLQQMATDAGFVTKFEFLQNVRFDEDGIYDSNDINYEYWFKLYPWEDIAVDEPELATTLTNIIQNQKAIILNPAYTLLFQSKGMMAILCELFPDSPYLLKTSFEPLQGLKQVEKPVFGREGANTKIIEANGSISIQTEGPYANHKKIYQEYVDFPKDVHGKKYQAGVFFAYEACGLSFRKGGDILDNMSKFVGHVIL, encoded by the coding sequence ATGATAACTACACAAAAACTGAGTCCAATAGATGATGAAACCTTAGAAGAGATAGGCTTTACCTGGCATACTGATTCTGACGGCAGCAAGTATGTCAGCGATGAGCTTGTAGAAGTGACCCAAGAAGAAGCAGAGGCCTATTATGAGGCAGCAAATACTCTTTATGACATGTATGTCGAAGCAGCCGAATATGTCATCAGTAATGATCTCTTTTTTGATTTGGGCATTCCTTTCAACCTTATAGAGAGTATTAAAAAAAGCTGGGAAAACGATGTCCATTGGCATATTTACAGTCGTTTTGATTTAGCCGGCGGTATTGACGGACAGGATATTAAGCTTATAGAATTTAATGCCGACACCCCTACGGCGCTTTTTGAGACTGCACTTTTACAATGGGCAATTTTAAAATCCAATGATATGGACGAAGAGCGTCAGTTTAACAATGTATATGAGGCCATCAGTAACAATTTTAAAAGACTCGTTACACTCTTTGATGACACAGACAAATTTGAAGAATTCTATGACGGCTGGAAAATACTTTTTTCTTCTGTTGAAGGCAATGACGAAGAAGAAGCCACTACAAAACTGCTCCAGCAGATGGCAACAGATGCCGGATTTGTTACAAAGTTTGAGTTTTTGCAGAATGTCCGCTTTGATGAAGATGGCATTTATGACAGTAATGACATAAATTATGAGTACTGGTTCAAACTCTATCCTTGGGAAGACATTGCAGTTGATGAGCCGGAACTCGCCACCACACTCACAAATATCATCCAAAACCAAAAAGCCATTATTTTAAACCCTGCCTATACTTTACTCTTCCAGTCAAAAGGAATGATGGCAATTCTATGTGAACTGTTTCCAGATTCGCCTTACCTTCTTAAAACCTCTTTTGAACCGCTTCAAGGACTCAAGCAAGTTGAAAAACCTGTTTTTGGACGCGAAGGTGCCAATACAAAGATTATCGAAGCAAACGGAAGTATCAGCATTCAGACTGAAGGTCCCTATGCGAATCATAAAAAAATCTACCAGGAGTATGTAGATTTTCCAAAAGATGTTCATGGAAAAAAATATCAGGCAGGTGTTTTCTTTGCCTATGAAGCCTGTGGACTGAGTTTTAGAAAAGGCGGAGATATTTTAGACAATATGAGTAAATTTGTAGGCCATGTTATACTTTAG